The Lactuca sativa cultivar Salinas chromosome 2, Lsat_Salinas_v11, whole genome shotgun sequence genome includes a window with the following:
- the LOC111907151 gene encoding late embryogenesis abundant protein ECP63-like, giving the protein MASPHDVTESDHNNETRSDPGVIANIIKTVTDTLIGKTHEADEKTSMVSNDVADREKQNIEETTPKVEEYNDLVPQKEKEESDADLAEECKDSVAQKVKVAADMANQKAIKVADLVNQKAKEAAALAEEHKDSVTQKNKDVTDLAEEHKDCVAQKGKEATDLAEEYKDSVAHKTKVAADLANQKAKKVVDLVKQKAKEATDLSEEHKDSVTQKAKEATNLAEEYKDSVAQKAKEAADMANQKAKEVVDLVNQKVKEVGDLAEEHNNFVARKAKESIDLAEEYKDSVAHKAKEAADLANQKAKEVADLVNQKAKEAADLAEEQKESVAQKAKEATDLADQKVKEAKETVDATAQNVIDTSTKTTYGDGF; this is encoded by the coding sequence ATGGCTTCACCTCATGATGTAACTGAATCTGACCACAACAATGAGACACGATCTGACCCCGGTGTCATTGCAAACATAATTAAAACGGTTACCGACACTCTAATCGGAAAAACTCACGAAGCCGATGAGAAGACGTCAATGGTCTCCAACGATGTTGCAGATAGAGAAAAACAAAACATAGAAGAAACAACACCGAAGGTGGAGGAGTACAATGATCTCGTCCCTCAAAAAGAAAAGGAAGAGAGTGATGCTGACTTGGCGGAGGAGTGCAAGGATTCCGTCGCTCAGAAAGTGAAAGTAGCAGCTGACATGGCTAACCAGAAAGCGATAAAAgttgctgacttagttaaccAGAAAGCAAAAGAAGCCGCTGCGTTGGCGGAGGAGCACAAGGACTCTGTCACTCAAAAAAATAAAGATGTTACTGACTTGGCGGAGGAGCACAAAGATTGCGTTGCTCAGAAAGGGAAAGAAGCTACTGATTTGGCAGAGGAGTACAAGGATTCCGTCGCTCATAAAACGAAGGTAGCAGCCGACTTGGCTAACCAGAAAGCAAAAAAAGTTGTTGACTTGGTTAAACAGAAAGCAAAAGAAGCCACTGATTTGTCGGAGGAGCACAAGGATTCCGTCACTCAGAAAGCGAAAGAAGCCACTAACTTGGCGGAAGAGTACAAGGATTCCGTCGCTCAGAAAGCGAAAGAAGCTGCTGACATGGCTAACCAGAAAGCGAAAGAAGTTGTTGACTTGGTTAACCAGAAAGTAAAAGAAGTTGGCGACTTGGCAGAGGAGCACAACAATTTTGTCGCTCGGAAAGCGAAAGAATCCATTGACTTGGCGGAGGAGTATAAGGATTCTGTTGCTCACAAAGCCAAAGAAGCCGCTGACTTGGCTAACCAGAAAGCAAAAGAAGTCGCTGACTTGGTTAACCAGAAAGCGAAAGAAGCTGCAGACTTGGCAGAGGAGCAGAAGGAGTCCGTCGCTCAGAAAGCGAAAGAAGCCACCGACTTGGCTGACCAAAAAGTGAAAGAAGCTAAAGAAACCGTTGATGCAACTGCACAAAATGTTATAGACACTAGTACAAAAACGACCTATGGTGACGGTTTTTGA